The genome window GGTTATCCCGGTCGTACGCTTTGGCGGGGTCGACCTCGCGAGAGATCAGGTGGTGGACCTGCTGGGCGGGGACCAACTCGCCGGCCTCCTTACAGTCCTCGCAGAGAGGATCCAGCGAGAGCTTGTAATCGCGGCAACGGATCCAGGCCGCGCGCTGCAGCCACCGATGCCGCTCGGTCTTGGCCCGGTCACGGGGAGGCTTGCGCTCGAGCCTGCGCTGCCAAGGCAGCCGGTCCGGCCTGGCGGGAATGCGATCCATTGCGCTCAATGCTCCTGGATCGGTCGGACTGCCACGATCGACGCCGCCTCGCCGTAGCGATGACCGAGGGCGTTGATCTCGGCGCTGAGGGCCGCCGCCGGCTGGGCCCGCAACGCCTTGACCTCGGCCTCGAGGGTCGCGACCCTCTCTGAGAGGGCGCGGACCTGATCCTCGACCGGGATCGACTGGGCCAGGGCCAGGGGTTGCGAGTCGTGCGAGCGGGCCGGGCCAGCGTAGGAGATCAGGCCGAGGCCGACGGTCGCCGTCGCGATCCATGCAGCCGTGAACCAAGGGATCGGGGATATTTGACGCATGCGCATGTGCGTATCCTCCTCGACGATGCGAGGGGAGTGGGAACCGTAGCAGTTAGTCAGGTCGCACGGGAATTTGATCTTGCGACCCATGCAGGTCGTGACCCGACCGACAACCGGCTCGTTGTGATGACGAAGCCCGCATACTGGACAATCCCAGGATCTTGATCGGCTCATTGTCGGGCTCCATTGGCACGGGCCTTGATTCCCGCGACGACCAGCGCCGAAAGGACGGTCCCGAGGATCTCCGACCGCGGGCTCCCTGGGTGGACCTCGACGGCAACCCCGCCCACAAGGTCCGCGACCGAAAGGCCGATCAGTACGTGCGGCCGGTCGTCGACGTCGATGGGCCGGATCGAAACACCCTCGACCCATGCGATTGTGTAAATCTGCTCCGCCACGTCGCGGCAGTCGTCAAGGAGCCGCTCGAGGAGTAGCCGGTTGAGGTGGGAGGTTGCGGCCGAGGCCATGGTCAGCGACCCTCCTCGACGGCGATCTGGTTGCGCTGGATCTGGAGACCGGACAACTCGCTCCGGAGGCCTCCTATACGAGCCTCCAAGGCCTCCGCCTCGCTCTGGAGGCCGGAGAGCCTGGCCTCGAGGTCGGCCCTGGCATTGGCCCGCCTGGAGGCTTGTAGGCGATCGTAGGCTGCGAGCACGGCGGACCAGGCCAGGAGAGCGATCCCCAGCCAGGTTGCGGCCGCCTCTTGTGAGATCTGACCGGCAGCGATCGTAGCGGCGCCTAGGAGGCCGGTGGGGAGCGATGGGTAGCGGTGGATCACGGTCGGCCCTCCTTGGCCAGTCGGGGTCAGTCCTTGACGACCAGGCCCAGCCGCTTGGCCTCGCTCCGGACCGCCAGACGGGCCGTGTAGTGGCCCACGGCCCCGGCGCCGAGGATGACGGCAATCGCGTTGAGAACCACCTTGATCGCCTCGGTTTGCGCGGGCCAGGCC of Paludisphaera rhizosphaerae contains these proteins:
- a CDS encoding HNH endonuclease, with the protein product MDRIPARPDRLPWQRRLERKPPRDRAKTERHRWLQRAAWIRCRDYKLSLDPLCEDCKEAGELVPAQQVHHLISREVDPAKAYDRDNLRSLCLAHHRIRETALQAERGGRS